Part of the Methanothermobacter sp. MT-2 genome is shown below.
CAGTAGACACCTTCAGCCTAATGAAAAAATGCGACCTTATGATAGGAGCCGGAGGAACCATGAATCGTGAAGCAGCACTACTAGGAACACCAGTCATATCATGTTACCCAGGAAAACCATTAGCAGTAGACAAATTCTATATAGAGAATGGTCTCATGCACAGATCAACTGACGTGGATGAAATAATAAAAATGGCCCTAAGATTACTTCTAGATGATAAGAAACCCTCCAAAATAGAAACAGACGACCTATTCAATATAATAATCGAAAACATCTACAAAGCAGCGAAATAATAGTATAATGGACTGGCCGGGATTTGAACCCGGGGCCTCCGCCATGCCAAGGCGACGCTCTACCAACCTGAGCTACCAGCCCCTCCAAGAATATTCAAACTAATTATTCAAATATTATATTATTTAAATTTAACCCCAATCTAAAGAGACTATGATCTGTGTGGAGGGCTCCTTAAATTGAATATTAGGAACGTTAAAGAAGAAGATTTCATTAAAATAGCAAAACTTGCAAAAAAATGCCATCCAATGGCCATCGAAAGAAATTCCATATACCATCTGTTCACGAAATTCTTTTCAAACACATCATTCATAGCCGAGGAAAATCAAAGGATAATAGGATTCCTTCTAGGATTTGTATCCCAGGACAACCCCAAGGAAGCTTATATACACCTATTATGTGTACATCCAAGATCCAGAAGAAATGGTATAGCATCCAAGCTCCTAGAAAAATTTATAAACAAAGTTAAAAAAGTGAATGTTAAGAAAATATCCCTCATAACAAAACCCATAAACAAAAGAGCGATATCATTTTACAAGAAACACGGTTTTAGAGAATATAAGGGTCCTGAAACCTGCAGGGTCAGTGACGTGAACGTTTTCAAGGACTATAATGGTGAAGGGGAAGACATGGTCCTATTTGAAAAATCTGTAAAATAAAATTATTTATGTAAGTTAATCCATATGGGATTAAAGCTAATTAAAGAACCCCGCGGGGGAAAAATAAAATGCCATTAATCCCTCAAAACCATCTTCAACTAATAATAGAAGTAGCATTGATATTATATGCTGGTATGATATTCCTATTTAATCTCGCGCCCATTTCACTAGGCTTCATACTTTTCCTTTGCCTTCTTCTTGGGGTTATCTTCAATGTAATATTTGGAATCGATATAATTTCCCTTTTCACATCATTTGGACAACAAGAATACACCCATCCATTCGGACCCCTTGCACTTATGGCGATGATAACCGCATTAGCAGCGATAAACATAATGGAAGATGCAGGGGTGGATGTTAGAGGTTTGAAGGGATTCTTATACATTCTCATCGCCGGTATAACAATATTCGGTGGACTGATGCACCGTTCTTTCCTCCTTTTATGGCTTCTAGGATTATTCATAGGCCTGATCATAACATCAAAGTCATTCCGCAAGAAATCGGCTTTCACGCTTAAAAGGGTTATAATGTTCATCATAGTAGTTATAGGGGCGTTCGGAGTCTTGGAATTGGTCTCAAGGGTTTTTCAAATGGCAATTTTAAGCCCTTATCTGAGGATATTAAGATTGGAAGAAAATGCCATTCCCAGCATAAAGATGGTTCTTAAAAATACTTATCTTATTGGACATGACCCCTCATCATCATATTGGGGTGACGCATCCCAAGGTTTCGCAGATGGATACATCTCACTGCCCATATCCCTGATATTGTTCTTTGGATTACCATTACCAATATTCTATGGAGTGCTGGTAAGCAAAAAGGATATAATAGATTATATGTTACCAGGAATATTTGCTTGGGCCTATGATTTCGGATATCTTACATTGTTCTTTTTCTTGGTATGGTGTCTTGGTATCATACTATTAGGTTTTAAGTTGCTTGGGATTTACCGATCTAAGAGAGAGGAGGGTTTGAAAAGTTACCTTGGAAGAGAGGCTCTCCTTATAGGTTCGCTCACAGCATTCATATCCCAGGCTATTATAGGCCTTTTCATTGTTAATAGAAGTATTAATGGAACAGCACTTTTAACTTTCATATTTTTAAGCTCCTTGATAGTTGCCCATGTAGTTAAAATAAAGGAAGTGTAACTAATGAAAAAGGTTTTAATATTCCTAGGCTGTCCCGAATCTCCTATACAAGCCCCCTTAACCCTTTATCTTTCATATAAGCTCAGGGAGAGAGGATATAATGTAACTGTAACTGCTAATCCAGCTGCTTTAAGATTGCTTGAAGTAGCAGACCCGGCTAGATTATACTTGGATAAAACATCAGATCTTGACTCCACCCTTGACAGTCTTTCAGAAGCAAAATATGATCTCCTATTCGGTTTTATACATAATGACGCTGCCCTGGCATACTTCATAACATTTGATAGCATACTAAAAATTCCATCTATAGCAATAATATTTGAGAGGGACGCGGAAATTTTAAATACACTTGAAAGTGAAGTTAATGAGAACACAAATTCTCATATAATATCTGCAAGAGCCCAACACAACCCTAACCCATTGAAGACACGCATAGACAAATTCTTGGAGAGACTGGAGGATTAAAATGTCATTTTGCCTTGAAACTTATCTACAGCAATCAGAAGATTACGAAATCCACATCTCAAGGGCTGGCTTCAAAGAATGTGCAAAACTGATCAAAGAAAAAGCCCGGGAAACCCTATATGTAAAAGCCGGTGAAAAAATCCTCGGAGCAAGACTAATAGGCATACCCCCAATACCAATAGGCATCGACAAAGAAAAGAAAACAGTCATGATACCATATACAAAACCTTGTTATGGGACGGCCGTAGTAGAAATACCAGTGAAAAAAGAAGAAATAAAAAAAATAGAAAAACTTGCAATAAAATAATCCGGACATGGGGGGTGCAAAAAAATATTAACAACAGTAGTTGGAAGTTACCCGGCCAAACCATCCAAACCAAGAAACTGGAAAGAAAAACTATCCAAGATAATAGGATCATATGATCCATACCATCATGCCATTGAAACAGCAATCCAAGACCAGGTAAAAGCAGGTATAGATATCATATCAGATGGTCAAGTACGAGGAGACATGATAAGCATCTTCGCGTCAAAAATCCCAGGGATGAAAGTTGAAAATGGCACATCAAAGATAATATCAAGGATATTACCACCACAGAACCCCATAGGCGCCCAAGACCTCAGATTATCCCAAAAAATCCTTAAAAAACTTGGAAACAGCCGGGAAATTAAGGGTATAATCACTGGTCCAAGCACACTCATCTACTCATCAAGGGTTGAAGGCTTCTATGATCCAAAAGACAAGAAAAAAATGACAATAGACATGGCAGAAGCCCTAAAAAGAGAAGCACTATACCTTGAAGAAGCAGGAGCTTCAATGATACAAATAGACGAACCATTCCTATCCACAGGCATCGTCAACATGAAAACTGCTAAAAAAGCCATTAAAATCATATCAGATGTTATAAGCGTGCCAGTAGCCCTACACGCATGTGGAGATATAAAAGAAATCTTCGACAACCTTATAAAGTTCAATGTGGAGATAATAGACTGCGAATTCGCAGGAACACCCAGCAACCTACAAGTCATCAAAGACTCAGAACTAAAAAACAAAAAGATAGGATTCGGATGCATAGACACAAAAAGCCACAAAATAGAAACCATACAAGAAATAAAAAAACTCATCAGAAAAGGTATCAAAATAATCGGAGAAGATATAATCATAGACCCAGACTGTGGGATGAGAAAACTCCCAAGAAACGTGGCATTCTCCAAACTCAAAAACATGGTGGAGGCAGCCAATGCCCTACAAGATAACAGCCAATAAAATCAAAGACGGATGGCAAAAACTCGTGAAAAAAATAATGGACGAAGGCAAACTAATAGAAGACGAAAGAGGCTCCAAGACGCGAGAAATCCTCAACACAATAGTAGAAATCAAAAAACCATTCAAAACCAACTTCTACCAGATAGGAGAAGAAATAGAAGCCCCAGAAGGATACTTCTGGAGTGGGGAGAAACTCAAAGAATACGCAAAACAATTCCTCACACCAGACAGACAAGGATTCATTTACACCTACGGGAACAGACTAAGAAGCCACTTCCAAGTCGACCAAGTAGAAGAAGCCATCAAAAGACTTAAAAAATTCAAAGGAACGCGAAGAGCTACAATGACCACATGGGATCCGAGAATCGACACAAAAGAAGATGAAGTACCCTGCATGATACTCATAGACTTCAAAATCAGAGATAACATACTCTACACCACAGGAGTTTGGAGATCCCATGACATCTATGGGGCATGGTTCCCAAATGCAGTGGGCCTAGCATACCTTGCCAGATATGTTGCAAAAAAGACAGGAGTCCAAACAGGCCCCATAACGATCCATTCTATCAGCGCCCACATCTATGAAGTTAATTTCAATGAAGCCAAAAAAATATGAGGTGGTAAACTATGGTAAGTGTGAATTTAAAGGCTAAAAAAATCGTTGATGAGATGATATCAAAGGCAGACGACCTTAAAATCCAATTAAAAAAGTTAGATAATGGTTCGAAGGTTATAGATTGTGGAGTGGAAGTTGATGGGAGTATAAAAGCTGGTGAACTCTACACAAAAGTTTGCCTCGGCGGACTTGCAGATGTTGGCATATCAATACCAGCAGACCTCTCCAAAAGATTGGCATTACCCTCAGTGAAGATTAAAACAGATTCTCCAGCCATTTCAACCCTAGGATCCCAAAAGGCAGGATGGGCTGTTAATGTCGGAGATTTCTTTGCACTTGGCTCAGGACCAGCCAGAGCATTATCAAAGAAGCCAAGCGAAACATACGAGGAAATAGATTATGAAGATGATGCTGATATTGCCATAATAGCACTTGAAAGCGACAAGCTACCAGGCGAGGATGTCACAGAAAACATAGCAAAAGAGTGTGGAGTTTCAACAGAAAATGTTTACGCCCTTGTAGCCCCAACAGCCTCAATTGTCGGTTCAATACAAATTTCAGGTAGAGTTGTTGAAAACGGCACCTATAAGATGATTGAAGCTTTAGACTTTGACGTTAAAAAGGTTAAATATGCTGCTGGTATAGCCCCAATAGCACCAGTAGACCCAGATGGATTGAAAGCAATGGGTAAAACAAATGATGCAGTTCTCTTCGGCGGCAGAACATACTATTATATCGAATCAGAGGAGGGTGACGACCTAAAATCCCTTGCTGAGAATCTTCCATCATCAGCCTCCAAAGATTATGGCAGACCATTCTATGAAATATTCAAAGAGGCTGACTACGATTTCTACAAGATAGACAAAGGAATGTTCGCCCCAGCAGAAGTTTTCATTAACGATCTCCGCACAGGCGAAGTATTCAGAGCAGGTTTTGTGAACGAGGAGCTGCTCATAAAATCCTTCAACCTATAAAAAAAAGGAAATTGAGGATAAAAAAATCCTCTTCTTTTTTATGTTTCCTTCAACCCCATAGATTAAGCTTAAATGTAGCCGTATCCGCAAACTGTACAATAGCCATAGGGGTCCCCATAACTTGAGGCATGATAACTATAAGATCCGCAGTTTGGACAGTATAATATACCATCATTATCTCCATATCCACAATTTGGGCACCTTGTATTCACATACCATGGATAGTATCCGCAGTTTGGACATGCTTGGGCTCCTGTTGGCCCCCCTGAACTTCCTCCAGAGGATCCGCCGCCAGTTTGGATAACCACAGGCGGATTTGAGGTATTATTCTGGGTTGGTGGCCATTGTATACATCCAAAACAGGATGCTACAATTACTATCACGGCAAAGATAGAAAGCACAACCTTTATATCCATCTTCTCCTCTCCAATTTTTTTCTATGAATAAAATCCATGAGGAAACTTTGTTTTTAGGGTGGATCTGGTTTTTCTTCATCCCCCCACCTAACAAACTTCATATTATATATTTTTCTCTATTTGTTTATATAATTATGGTGGGGTTGTGTTCCGGCCCTAGTTAAATGTGTTTAAATCCATGTGTATGGGTCGAATTCTGAGGGTGGTATGTACATTATCTCGGCGTATCCTCTTTTGAGCAATTCTGCGTTTAGGTTTATGCCATTTACGTAGACTATGGCGAGTATTCGACCGTATTTGTCATATTTTTTCGCATCATCAATGTCTAGATAGACTGTTTTACCAAGGCACATTTCTTCCACGAAATCCTTTGCTTCTTGGTATCCTGGCTGTCCACGCTCTGGGGTGTTAACACCAACAAAGCGTATGCGTCCAATGCCTTCAACATCTATTGTGTCACCATCCACAACATGATAACAATAACCGCTTGCTTCATATATGTTTTGACTACTATTATTGGAGGGTATGGTAGTCTCGTTGGTGGGTATGGTCTCATTAGTCTTATTATCTGTTAGAGTTATGTTATCTGTCGTATCTGTTGAATCCGGTAAAAAACTTCCAATAACGGCTAATATGAGAATTCCAAGGCAACATAAGCCTATTAAAGTTGCTAGTAGGTTACTATCCTTCTTGGATGCCATGATAGGTCACCATTGTCCGAGTTTTCCGGCTATTGCCCTTGCAAATTCATCAGCTACATTAGGATTCTTGGCAGTTATAATATTCCCAGAGATTACAACGTCTTTTTTCACATATTTAGCCCCGTTATCGGTTAGGATGTATTCTAGGCCAGGGTATATTGTGGCTTCTTTATCCTTCAGTATCCCTGCTTTTGCTAGTATTGCTGGGGCTGCGCAGATCGCCCCTATGATTTTACCTTGTCTGTTAGCTTCTTTAACTAGTTCAATGACCTTGTCCATGTTAGGATCATCTATTTTTCCTGTTACCCTATCGTATACTCCGCTTCCACCTATAAGGATTAGAGCATCATATTGTTTTATATCATTGGGGTTCATATCCTCGATATAAATGTCATAGTCGGTGTTTATCTTGTCAGCGGCTATGATAGTATAATTTCCACTTATCTTTTTCGCAGCATCCAATTCTATCGGATTGTACCTGTCAAATATTATAATAGCAACCTTCTTATCAGATAAAGGCTTTTCAGCGGCCATGTAAAATGCTAGGATGCCTATAATCGCAAGGACAGCGACTATTATAAGATACTCCCTCCTCATCAAAAAACCCCCATGATATAATATGGATTTTATCCCTATATTTTTTTTCCATTTTCAAGAATTTAGATCCCCCTAAAAAAAATCTTGGATGATAATCAGAATCATTTTTTTATGAATAATGATAGGTATCATAAGAAACTTCAGGATAAAATATAATATATGCTAATATTCTAACATTATTAAAGAGTTTTTATACAGATTTTCTGCAGGTGATCATGTGTCAGCTAAGGCTACCATCGGCGAGAAAATAAAAAAACTTAGAAAATACAAAGAGATAAGCCTTGAAGAACTTTCAAAGAATAGTGGAGTTAAAAAGGATCTAATAAAAGAAATCGAGGAGAGTGAGATCGTCCCTTCACTCGCCCCACTCATCAAGATTTCAAGATCCCTTGGAGTAAGACTAGGCACACTATTAGATGATACAATAGAAGAAGGGCCAGTAATTGTAAGAGAGGGAAAAGCCGGGAAAGTCATACACTTTTCTGGGCAGGAAGATGAAACAAGCGAAAGTCACCTTGACTTTTATTCACTAGGAGCCGGGAAAGTTGACAGACACATGGAACCCTTCATAGTCCAAGTCGAACCCCACACCGATAACTTTAAACTCTCCTCACATGAGGGCGAAGAATTCATATACATACTCGAAGGCGAAATCGAAATCGTCTATGGTAAAGAAAAATACCACCTCAAAGAAGGAGACAGCATATACTATGATTCAATAGTCC
Proteins encoded:
- a CDS encoding putative acetyltransferase, whose amino-acid sequence is MNIRNVKEEDFIKIAKLAKKCHPMAIERNSIYHLFTKFFSNTSFIAEENQRIIGFLLGFVSQDNPKEAYIHLLCVHPRSRRNGIASKLLEKFINKVKKVNVKKISLITKPINKRAISFYKKHGFREYKGPETCRVSDVNVFKDYNGEGEDMVLFEKSVK
- a CDS encoding methenyltetrahydromethanopterin cyclohydrolase, encoding MVSVNLKAKKIVDEMISKADDLKIQLKKLDNGSKVIDCGVEVDGSIKAGELYTKVCLGGLADVGISIPADLSKRLALPSVKIKTDSPAISTLGSQKAGWAVNVGDFFALGSGPARALSKKPSETYEEIDYEDDADIAIIALESDKLPGEDVTENIAKECGVSTENVYALVAPTASIVGSIQISGRVVENGTYKMIEALDFDVKKVKYAAGIAPIAPVDPDGLKAMGKTNDAVLFGGRTYYYIESEEGDDLKSLAENLPSSASKDYGRPFYEIFKEADYDFYKIDKGMFAPAEVFINDLRTGEVFRAGFVNEELLIKSFNL
- a CDS encoding putative thymidylate synthase; protein product: MPYKITANKIKDGWQKLVKKIMDEGKLIEDERGSKTREILNTIVEIKKPFKTNFYQIGEEIEAPEGYFWSGEKLKEYAKQFLTPDRQGFIYTYGNRLRSHFQVDQVEEAIKRLKKFKGTRRATMTTWDPRIDTKEDEVPCMILIDFKIRDNILYTTGVWRSHDIYGAWFPNAVGLAYLARYVAKKTGVQTGPITIHSISAHIYEVNFNEAKKI
- a CDS encoding ThiJ/PfpI domain protein: MRREYLIIVAVLAIIGILAFYMAAEKPLSDKKVAIIIFDRYNPIELDAAKKISGNYTIIAADKINTDYDIYIEDMNPNDIKQYDALILIGGSGVYDRVTGKIDDPNMDKVIELVKEANRQGKIIGAICAAPAILAKAGILKDKEATIYPGLEYILTDNGAKYVKKDVVISGNIITAKNPNVADEFARAIAGKLGQW
- a CDS encoding predicted transcriptional regulator; this translates as MSAKATIGEKIKKLRKYKEISLEELSKNSGVKKDLIKEIEESEIVPSLAPLIKISRSLGVRLGTLLDDTIEEGPVIVREGKAGKVIHFSGQEDETSESHLDFYSLGAGKVDRHMEPFIVQVEPHTDNFKLSSHEGEEFIYILEGEIEIVYGKEKYHLKEGDSIYYDSIVPHHLHAKEDKPARILAVVYTPL
- a CDS encoding putative nuclease; amino-acid sequence: MASKKDSNLLATLIGLCCLGILILAVIGSFLPDSTDTTDNITLTDNKTNETIPTNETTIPSNNSSQNIYEASGYCYHVVDGDTIDVEGIGRIRFVGVNTPERGQPGYQEAKDFVEEMCLGKTVYLDIDDAKKYDKYGRILAIVYVNGINLNAELLKRGYAEIMYIPPSEFDPYTWI
- a CDS encoding probable methylcobalamin:homocysteine methyltransferase; the encoded protein is MISIFASKIPGMKVENGTSKIISRILPPQNPIGAQDLRLSQKILKKLGNSREIKGIITGPSTLIYSSRVEGFYDPKDKKKMTIDMAEALKREALYLEEAGASMIQIDEPFLSTGIVNMKTAKKAIKIISDVISVPVALHACGDIKEIFDNLIKFNVEIIDCEFAGTPSNLQVIKDSELKNKKIGFGCIDTKSHKIETIQEIKKLIRKGIKIIGEDIIIDPDCGMRKLPRNVAFSKLKNMVEAANALQDNSQ